The Streptomyces sp. NBC_00659 genomic interval TTCTGGTACGTGGAGGCACTCACCAGAGCGGGCCGTCTCGACGAGGCCCGGCTCGCCTTCGAGAAGATGCTCACCTACGCCAACCACCTCGGCCTCTACGCGGAGGAGATCGGCCATACCGGCGAACAGTGCGGCAACTTCCCCCAGGCCTTCACCCACCTCGCCCTCATCAGCGCGGCCTTCAACCTCGACCGCAGGCTCGGCTGACCCGCGCGGGAGGGGCGTGGGAAGCGGGGCCCCGTGCGGGGGCGGTGCGCTCAGGGCGCGGTGAAGAGGCCGGGGAAGCGGGGCGCGAGCCAGGGCTTGCGGCCACGGACGAGGATGCGGCCGCGGAGGATGGGGCTCACCTGCCCCTGGCGGCCGAGTGCCATCAGGAGGAAGGTGACCGGCTCGATGGAGATGGTGCAGTCCGGTCCCGCCGGTGGCCGCTCGTCGACGGTCACCGCACCGTCGGCCAGTGTCACGCCGAACGCGCCGCCGCCCCACAGGCGTATGGCGTAGCGGGCGTTCATGCCGGCAGTGTTGCGCGGTTCGGCCACCCGCGGCATCGCCGTGAGCAGGAACGGCAGGGTCAGCTCCACCCGGGCCCGGTCGAGCATGTGCGGCCGCCCCAGCGCGCGGGCGAGGTCGTAGCCGTGGCCGAGCATGTGCGTGAGCAGGTACGCCCCGAGCTCCGCCGGACTCATCGGG includes:
- a CDS encoding maleylpyruvate isomerase family mycothiol-dependent enzyme; this encodes MDPVAGQDVRRQLPEGLGAALHETAEDIAALLRADADMERRIPGATWSVGEAAAHLALANELMAQLAAGHARPYGDGTPQSLAGANERSLAEFGERRAEPLAAMIVEHADACAASLGEGVLEGPVVTPLGPMSPAELGAYLLTHMLGHGYDLARALGRPHMLDRARVELTLPFLLTAMPRVAEPRNTAGMNARYAIRLWGGGAFGVTLADGAVTVDERPPAGPDCTISIEPVTFLLMALGRQGQVSPILRGRILVRGRKPWLAPRFPGLFTAP